In the Salvelinus fontinalis isolate EN_2023a chromosome 34, ASM2944872v1, whole genome shotgun sequence genome, one interval contains:
- the LOC129833642 gene encoding aquaporin-8-like, protein MTEGTMELGDIGTSLMASDSKKAPVKPPNKFERLVQPCLAELVGTMFFVFIGCVSVIENVEAAGRLQPALVHGLAVAVMVACMAEISGSHFNPPFTIAIYLCGGMKLNMVGPYLISQLIGGVLGASMSKLMTTTENYSKAQGAAFALLQSQDQLWGALFGEIAMTCLVTMVVLLGAVNAKSSSPMVPFMVGCTVIINILAGGDVSGTCLNPARALGPAIVANYWTYHWVYWVGPITGGLVAAALVRLLLGDRKTRILMK, encoded by the exons ATGACAGAAGGGACAATGGAACTGGGTGACATTGGTACATCCCTGATGGCATCAGACTCTAAGAAAGCCCCGGTCAAGCCTCCCAACAAGTTTGAGCGCCTGGTCCAGCCATGTCTGGCTGAGCTGGTGGGGACCATGTTCTTTGTGTTCATCGGCTGTGTGTCGGTCATAGAGAATGTGGAGGCAGCAGGGAGGCTGCAGCCAGCCCTGGTCCATGGTCTGGCTGTAGCAGTCATGGTGGCTTGCATGGCAGAGATCAG CGGCTCCCATTTTAACCCACCGTTTACCATTGCTATCTACCTGTGTGGAGGCATGAAGCTGAATATGGTGGGGCCCTACCTCATCAGTCAGCTCATAGGGGGTGTGCTAGGTGCTTCTATGTCAAAG CTGATGACCACAACAGAGAACTACTCCAAGGCCCAGGGGGCAGCGTTTGCCCTGCTGCAATCACAAGATCAGCTGTGGGGGGCTCTGTTTGGGGAGATAGCCATGACCTGCCTGGTCACCATGGTGGTGCTGCTGGGGGCGGTCAACGCCAAGAGTAGCAGTCCCATGGTGCCCTTCATGGTGGGCTGTACTGTCATCATCAACATCCTGGCTGG TGGAGATGTGTCTGGAACCTGTCTGAACCCGGCCAGAGCCCTGGGTCCTGCTATAGTGGCCAACTACTGGACCTACCACTGGGTTTACTGGGTAGGACCTATCACTGGTGGACTGGTGGCTGCTGCACTGGTTAG ACTACTGCTTGGAGACCGGAAGACACGTATTCTCATGAAGTAA
- the LOC129832763 gene encoding aquaporin-8-like: protein MALYESKTELWDLDINVIQPEEKGPDPATDGNSGTKPFRDAFQRYIQPCLAELLGSSLFIFVGCLSVIENTEGTGRLQPALAHGLALGIVIAVLGEISGGHFNPAVSVSVFLIGGLNIILLVPYILAQLCGGMIGAGLAKVISPSMNYAKVSGAAFNTVQADTQIVPATVAEVIMTLFLTMVVCMGAVNGRTRSLLAPLCIGLTVTADILAGGAVSGACMNPARAFGPAVVANYWSYHWIYWVGPMSGALLTASFIRLLLGDEKTRVLLM, encoded by the exons ATGGCTCTCTATGAGTCTAAGACCGAGCTCTGGGACCTGGACATCAATGTGATCCAGCCAGAGGAGAAAGGTCCAGATCCAGCCACAGATGGAAACAGCGGTACCAAGCCGTTCAGGGACGCGTTCCAACGTTATATCCAGCCCTGTCTGGCAGAGCTGCTGGGTTCATCTCTGTTTATCTTtgtggggtgtctgtctgtgatcGAGAACACGGAGGGCACCGGGAGGCTGCAGCCGGCCCTGGCACACGGCCTGGCCCTGGGCATCGTCATCGCTGTGCTGGGGGAGATCAG TGGGGGGCACTTCAACCCagcagtgtctgtgtctgtgtttctgatCGGGGGTCTCAACATCATACTGCTGGTCCCCTACATACTGGCTCAGCTGTGTGGAGGGATGATAGGAGCAGGACTAGCCAAG GTGATTTCCCCATCCATGAACTATGCCAAAGTTTCAGGGGCAGCATTCAACACAGTGCAGGCAGACACCCAGATAGTACCAGCCACGGTGGCAGAGGTGATCATGACTCTGTTCCTGACGATGGTGGTGTGTATGGGGGCCGTGAATGGACGCACCCGCAGCCTGTTGGCCCCTCTCTGCATCGGGCTGACCGTGACCGCAGACATCCTGGCTGG GGGAGCAGTGTCTGGGGCATGTATGAACCCAGCTCGTGCCTTTGGCCCGGCCGTGGTGGCCAACTACTGGAGCTACCACTGGATCTACTGGGTGGGACCCATGTCTGGAGCCCTGCTAACCGCCAGCTTCATACG ATTACTGCTTGGGGATGAGAAAACCAGAGTTCTCTTGATGTGA